In the Drosophila biarmipes strain raj3 chromosome X, RU_DBia_V1.1, whole genome shotgun sequence genome, one interval contains:
- the LOC108036509 gene encoding uncharacterized protein LOC108036509 produces MCWVTMARKDDPVFNVRFVQFVENQPCLWNYTHPGYSKKEEVQRAWQQVANEIKDSVRNCRERWRTIRSSFLRSLKLARTQTGRGKRKYYLSKYLQFLIPYTKSRSCHKQLPALAPTTTGSPTAGMVLRKPGNATSLAPSYPADASQQEDDEEAKESDSEMPLDVQVSEEEEELHHPGRDRETAAHPSPDQPTACLPLRLQAIKVEQPAQNANPNTSPQLERSVNHQSLVTVPAAALGSHLDWTDLSQWFKGNSSHHLSHKVTTPPPPPATPALGALAGGLGAGSGGIAAPPDADYSFLISLHPYLKEMSGKQNRRFRQKVVGLIDNILDNVDL; encoded by the exons ATGTGCTGGGTCACAATGGCCCGCAAGGACGATCCCGTGTTCAACGTGCGGTTCGTGCAGTTCGTGGAGAACCAGCCCTGCCTGTGGAACTACACCCACCCGGGGTACAGCAAGAAGGAGGAGGTGCAGCGGGCCTGGCAGCAGGTGGCCAATGAGATCAAGGACTCGG TGCGCAACTGCCGCGAGAGGTGGCGCACGATCCGGAGCAGCTTCCTCCGATCCTTGAAGCTGGCGCGCACACAAACGGGCCGCGGCAAGCGCAAATACTACCTGTCCAAGTACCTGCAGTTCCTCATTCCCTACACCAAGTCGCGATCCTGTCACAAGCAGCTGCCTGCGCTGGCCCCCACCACCACCGGCAGTCCCACTGCGGGTATGGTGCTCCGAAAACCGGGCAACGCCACATCCCTTGCACCCAGCTACCCTGCGGATGCCAGTCAGcaggaggacgacgaggaggcCAAAGAGAGCGACAGCGAAATGCCGCTGGATGTGCAGGtttccgaggaggaggaggagctgcatCACCCAGGACGAGATAGGGAAACGGCTGCTCATCCAAGTCCAGACCAACCCACCGCCTGCTTGCCGCTCCGCCTCCAGGCAATAAAAGTGGAGCAGCCCGCCCAGAATGCGAATCCGAATACGAGCCCGCAGCTGGAGAGGAGCGTGAACCATCAGTCGCTGGTCACAGTGCCCGCCGCCGCCCTGGGCAGCCACCTGGACTGGACGGATCTGTCGCAGTGGTTCAAGGGCAACAGCAGCCACCACCTGAGTCACAAGGTGACCacaccaccgccaccgccggcCACGCCAGCCCTGGGAGCTTTAGCCGGAGGATTGGGCGCCGGATCGGGAGGCATTGCCGCGCCACCGGACGCCGACTACTCCTTTCTGATCAGCCTGCATCCGTACCTCAAGGAAATGAGCGGCAAGCAGAACCGACGATTTCGCCAGAAGGTCGTCGGTCTCATCGACAATATTCTGGATAATGTAGATCTTTAA
- the LOC108036447 gene encoding probable 39S ribosomal protein L49, mitochondrial translates to MAASGKLMLSSGLCQKLSQLTRRIHMQPALLSSFRSSREVQELDKYPDVEVVANPPEWRFVERLLPAETVPKPAEKPKYPSGWRPQKEDGSETGYFVARTKNHMVPVYLHTRFRGQRRITVVRRVQGDIWSLEKDLRAVVEQSRNGKLCATRINEMSGQIHFHGDHVDLLRDYLKEKGF, encoded by the exons ATGGCAGCCAGCGGAAAACTGATGCTGAGCAGCGGCCTCTGCCAAAAGCTGAGCCAG CTCACCAGGCGAATTCACATGCAACCGGCACTTCTGTCCAGTTTTCGGTCATCCCGCGAGGTGCAGGAGCTGGACAAGTACCCCGACGTGGAGGTGGTGGCCAATCCGCCCGAGTGGCGCTTCGTGGAGCGTCTGCTGCCGGCGGAAACAGTGCCAAAGCCGGCGGAGAAGCCCAAGTACCCGTCCGGCTGGCGGCCACAGAAGGAGGACGGCTCGGAAACGGGTTACTTCGTGGCCAGGACGAAGAACCACATGGTGCCGGTGTATCTGCACACGCGGTTTCGCGGCCAGCGCCGGATCACGGTGGTGCGTCGCGTCCAGGGCGACATCTGGTCGCTGGAGAAGGACCTGCGTGCGGTGGTGGAGCAGTCGCGGAACGGCAAGCTCTGCGCCACGAGGATCAACGAGATGAGCGGGCAGATCCACTTCCACGGCGACCATGTGGACCTGCTGCGGGACTATCTCAAGGAGAAGGGCTTCTAG